The genomic DNA AAACCCCACTTTCTACCTGAGACACGTGACCCACGTACCGGTCTATGTGAACCAGTTTGTGAACCACCTGTAGGTGGAGACGGGAGGATGGCCGCTTGATTAACGGCTATCCCATTGGGAAGTATGTGTTTTTTCATGTAATTTGGCTGGGGCGGTAGGATTCGAACCTACGGTACACGGTACCAAAAACCGATGCCTTACCACTTGGCCACGCCCCAACTGTGCAGCGTATTTAGCGAAGCATTTCGCGGGCCGCAAGAGGCATTTGACAAAAAATGCTCTTCTTTTTCAATGCAGTTATTTGGGCCGGAATTGAAAGGTTGCAGCGGACCATTGCAGAGCCTAACAGACGCTATGAAGTTTGATGTTGCAATCATTGGGGCAGGGGCCGCTGGCATGTTTTGCGCGGCCGAGGCAGCGCGGCGTGGCAAGCGTGTCGTGTTGATCGAAGGCAGCGCTGCCCCCGGCGAGAAGATCAGGATATCCGGTGGCGGACGGTGCAATTTCACGAACCTCGGGATCGCTCGGGATTGTTACTTATCGCAGAATCCGCGTTTTGCACTTTCGGCGCTAAAACGGTTTACCCAGTGGGATTTTATCGCGCGGGTCGATGCGGCGGGGATTGCCTGGCATGAGAAAACTCTGGGGCAGTTGTTTTGTGACGGCTCGGCGACGCAGATCATTTCAATGCTTACAAAAGACCTTAAAGACCACGGCGTAGAGCTTTGGTTAAAAACACAAGTTCATGACGTAAGCCAAGTAAACGACGGTTTCTCATTGGCTACCTCAGGCGGAGCAGTAGTGGCTGAAAGCCTCGTCATAGCATGTGGCGGAAAATCGATTCCAAAGATGGGCGCGAGCAGTTTCGGCTATAAAATCGCAGAGCAATTCGGGCTTCCGATCGTGGAGACGCGGCCGGGGCTGGTGCCGCTCACCTTTGCCGAGCAAGATCTGGCGTCCCTTAAACCGTTGGCCGGGGTTGCGGTTGACGGAGCAGCAGCCACTGGCAAAACCCGGTTTAAAGAAGCGCTTTTGTTCACCCATCGCGGGCTTTCCGGGCCTGCGATATTGCAAATCTCGAGCTATTGGCGCGAAGGGCAACCGATTTCCATCAACCTGACCGGCCAATCCGACCTTGCAGCCCAGTTGCAAAAGATGCGCGGAGAGGCCGGTCGGATCGCACTTCGGACGGCCCTAAAACAGTTTCTCCCGGAACGTCTTGCCCGCCATATCGAAGAGTTGAGCGGCGTCACGGGCAATCTGGCGGATCAATCCAACGTCACGTTGGAAAGGGTCGCCCAACTTGTGCAGGACTGGCAGATGCGACCGGTGGGCACGGAAGGCTACCGCACGGCAGAAGTGACCCTTGGCGGTGTGGATACCGATGCGCTGAACTCAAAAACAATGGAGGCCAAGTCGGTTTCGGGTCTTTATTTCATCGGCGAGGTTGTTGATGTAACCGGCTGGCTGGGCGGGTATAATTTTCAATGGGCTTGGTCTTCCGGCTGGGCAGCAGGACAGGCGCTTTAACTACTGCGATGGTTTCTCAAGGGTGATTGCGACGGTTTTCCGCTATCTCAGTTTCATCAGTTCTTCCCTGAATGCTTCAGTTGGGGTGCGCCATCCCAGACACTTTCTGGGCGTGCCGTTCAAGTTCATTTCTCGATTTGAGAGCGCGGCCACAGGCGCATCTCTGAGCAAATAGCGCCGGGCACGTTTGTTTAAGTTCTCCACTGAACCTTTCAGCCACGGTGCTTGTGGATCGCGAAACCAATCCTCAGTTCCTATCCCAGGTTTGAGTTTGCGCCAGTTCCGGAACTCAATTCCACGATCAAAGGTGATGGATTTGCGGGCCGATTGGGGAAGGGGCTCCATTACGCTCATCAGCTTGTTTATCAGATGCGTCGTGCTGCGATCGTTGTTGCGGAACAGGACGGAAAACCGCGTCTTGCGCTCGACCAGTGAGGCAACGTTCGTCTTGCCTTGCGCACGCTCAAAGATTATAAAATCGCCTTCCCATTCGCCGAATGTCTCACGTGGCTTAACGTAGTCTGGGCGTTTATGGATTGACCGATCAGGCGGAAAAACACGGCCACACGGTGCGCGTCTACACCGTGGGTGCCGTTTTTTTTTGCGCCGGTGCGGCAAGTGGCGCCAGTCTGACAAACTGGCCATCTGGACTGTAAACACAGGCGTAGATCGTCTCGTGACTGACGCGCAGAGATTGACCATCGAGCTGTAAGCGACCTGCGATCTTTTCAGGTGACCAGCCACCTTCAGCTGCGCGATCACGTGCTGCCGCAGATCAAAAAACCGCACGAGTTTACGACCCCGCGCGCGACGATTTACGGCGGACCTCTGCGCAGTCACCCCGTAATAACCATTTAGATTCGGCAGTTCTTCATCAATAAATTTGTTCCGTTGAACCTCACGAAAGACAGTCGAGCGGTGCCTGCCAATCTCAACAGCGATCTTGCTCACCGGTACTTTCGCGTTCAACATGTCTTCAATCGCACGTCTCTCACGCAAATCTAGCTCGGTATGGGCCATCTTCATTCTCATTGCTTTACAGCAAGATAGGGGAATTGTCGCAACCCAGTATAGAATGTGCCCGCCCTAAAGAGCTGACTCCAATAATCTATATTATGTAATCGTTACCATGGCTATCACATTCAAAACTTGAAATACGTCTGCATTGCTATAAAGAGAAACCACCATCTCGTAGCAAAGGGCCGAACAGTGCGACACTACTTTCCAATCCTTGACTGGTCCAAAGCCTATTCGCGCGAAACGCTGACCAGTGACCTTGTCGCCGCATTAATTGTCACGATTATGCTGATTCCACAGTCGCTGGCCTATGCCTTGCTCGCAGGCTTGCCGCCCGAGGTCGGGCTCTATGCTTCGATCTTACCACTCGTGGTTTACGCAGTCTTTGGCACATCCCGGACTTTGGCGGTTGGGCCAGTGGCTGTTGCCTCGCTGATGACGGCTGCCGCTGTGGGGAAATTGGCGGCTCAAGGTACACCGGAATATTATGGCGCGGCGATCGCACTGGCATTTTTGTCGGGACTGATGTTGCTGGCGATGGGTTTGCTTCGGCTTGGGTTTGTCGCGAACTTCCTGAGCCATCCGGTTATCTCGGGCTTTGTCACAGCATCCGGCATTATTATTGCCGCCGGACAAATCCCACATCTTCTGGGCATTCGCGCCAAGGGCGAAACCTTACCCGATCTTCTCCATGAGATTTGGATTAACCTAAACGATATCAATATATTCACGCTTGTTCTTGGTGCATCAACTGTCTGCTTTTTATTTTGGTCACGCACGAATCTGAAAGATTTTTTGTTGTCACGCAAAGTGCGGCCCGGGCTTGCCACCGTGCTGACCCGAGCGGCCCCCGTGGCTGCGGTGGTCATAACCACGCTTGCAACTGCGATTTTCGGCTTGAAGGCGCGCG from Pseudorhodobacter turbinis includes the following:
- a CDS encoding IS30 family transposase, translated to MAHTELDLRERRAIEDMLNAKVPVSKIAVEIGRHRSTVFREVQRNKFIDEELPNLNGYYGVTAQRSAVNRRARGRKLVRFFDLRQHVIAQLKVAGHLKRSQVAYSSMVNLCASVTRRSTPVFTVQMASLSDWRHLPHRRKKKRHPRCRRAPCGRVFPPDRSIHKRPDYVKPRETFGEWEGDFIIFERAQGKTNVASLVERKTRFSVLFRNNDRSTTHLINKLMSVMEPLPQSARKSITFDRGIEFRNWRKLKPGIGTEDWFRDPQAPWLKGSVENLNKRARRYLLRDAPVAALSNREMNLNGTPRKCLGWRTPTEAFREELMKLR
- a CDS encoding NAD(P)/FAD-dependent oxidoreductase; this translates as MKFDVAIIGAGAAGMFCAAEAARRGKRVVLIEGSAAPGEKIRISGGGRCNFTNLGIARDCYLSQNPRFALSALKRFTQWDFIARVDAAGIAWHEKTLGQLFCDGSATQIISMLTKDLKDHGVELWLKTQVHDVSQVNDGFSLATSGGAVVAESLVIACGGKSIPKMGASSFGYKIAEQFGLPIVETRPGLVPLTFAEQDLASLKPLAGVAVDGAAATGKTRFKEALLFTHRGLSGPAILQISSYWREGQPISINLTGQSDLAAQLQKMRGEAGRIALRTALKQFLPERLARHIEELSGVTGNLADQSNVTLERVAQLVQDWQMRPVGTEGYRTAEVTLGGVDTDALNSKTMEAKSVSGLYFIGEVVDVTGWLGGYNFQWAWSSGWAAGQAL